The genomic region AGTATTGCCAACGGGCGTCCGCGAGCGGTTTACAACCATATTCGCCACGGGCGCCTGGTTGGCCAGCGTAGTGGTTTGCGTTGAGGTATTGTTGCCAGGGTTTACATCCACCGTAGCCGACGATACCGAACCCGCCACGTTGAAGCTCGGCGCAGGTGCCGTGAACGTGATGCTGTTGGTTACCTGACCCGCTACCCCAGCTGCCTGCGAGGCAATGGTAGGGAAGGTTACTACCTCACCGCTCTGAGTGGCACCAATTGGCAACACCACATTGGTAGCATTGGCCGGCAGCGTTACGGTCTGCACTACATTGGCTGCCGCCGATGGACCATTATTCAGTGTTACAATGCTGTAGGTAACTGTGGCGCCGGGCAGCGTTGTAGCCGGACCGCTCACTGTGGTAGCCACATCTGCCCGGGGAGTAATGATTACGCTTGCCGTAGCAAAGTTGTTAGCCGGTGTTGCGTCGGGGTTACCAGTTGATACGCTGGCGCGAGCAACCAGCGGACCAGCCCCAGGTGCATTCACCGTAATGGTGCGGCTGCGGGTGGTACCGGCTGCCTGCGTGCTCAATGTTGCAAACGTCACCACGCCCGACTGCGGATTGTAGGAGCCATCCTCTACCGTTACGTTGGTCAGCCCGGCTGGTAATGCTACTTGTTGCACCACGTTGGAAGCATCTGTTGTAGTGCTGGCATTAGTAGTATTCACCGTGAACACAATGGGCTGACCCGCCGTCTGAATTGTTACATTGGCCGCAATGGTTGTTTGCTCGTCTACTTGCGCCAGTGCGGCAGGAGCTACTGAGGTGCTGCTTACCGATGTATTGTTGCCTAGGCTAGGGTCGTTGGTACCCACTACAGTTGCAGCGTTGGCCGACACCGTTAGCTGCGCCACATCGGGCACCAGGAACGTAAGGGTATTCGTAACGCTACCCGCAGCCCCAACTGCCTGCTCCGTTACCGTTGGGAAGGAGACTATCCCTGTGGTGTTGTCGTACGTGCCACCACCCGTAACGGCTACCGTACCTGCTCCCAAACCAGCGGGCAATTTCACGGTAGTGGTTTGCCCACCCGCAATCGACGACCCATTATTGGTAGTTGTCACGGTATAGGTTATTGGGTTGCCTGCTACAGTGGCAGAAGGCCCCGACAGAAGCACGGCCACATCGGCATTGCGTTGGGTAGCGGTTGTGACGGAGGCCGTGTTGTTGGCTTGCACTGCATCGGGCGTGGCAGCGCTTACGTAGGCAGTGCTGGTAAACGAACGAGTGGCCGGCGCAGTAAAGGTGATGGTATTGGTTATCGTATTGCCGACTACTTGGCTGGCAATTGTTGGAAAAGTAACGATACCCGTTGCAGCATCATAGCTACCCGTACCGGCATTCACCCCTACCAAACCAGCCGGAATCTGCACGAGTTGCGACACGTTGGATGCTACCGCAGCACCGTTGTTGGAGGTGGTTACGGTATATGTCACCGACTGACCGGCTACAGTTGACTGCGGCCCCTGCAGCGTGGTAGCCATGTCGGCCTGTGGGGCCACAACAGCCGCCACGGAAGCAATATTGTTGGCTGGCATGGGATCTAAAGCAGCCGAATTGAGGTTAGCCATAGCTATTACATTACCAGCGGCTGGCGCAGGCAGCGTAATTGTCTGCGAGATAGAAGTACCACTAGCTAAGCTGACGGGCGCAAATGACACCATGCCCAATGTGCGGTCGTAGCTCCCGTTGCCGGTTGCTTGTACGCTGTTTAGCCCAACCGGCAACGCTACCTGTTGCACCACATCGGTAGCCATGGCAGGGCCGGCGTTTCCCGTAGTCAAGGTAAAAACAATGGCATCGCCGGGCGCTACATTTGTTGCGGGCAGTGAGATGGTCGTGTACAAATTGGTCTGCGAACCACTGGCCGGCGTTACGGTAGTAGGTGGCGCGGCCATGCTGTTATTGCCTGGGAATAAGTCGCCAGTGGCAGGAGTTACATTGGCTGTAGCTGTAAAGCCTGTTGCAGGAGTAGTGAAGCTAATGGTATTGTTCACGCTCACCCCGTTGGCCAGCGTTGCCAGCGTCGGGAAGGTTACAATACCGGATGCAGCATCGTAGGCCCCGTTATTCGACACAAATACGTCGCTTAGTCCGGCTGGCAACTGCACGAACTGCGTTACACCGCTAGCGGGCGAAGGACCGGCGTTGGTTGTAAACACCATGAAGGTAGTGAGTGTGCCCGTCATGGCAGAGGCAGGGCCCCACACCATGGTAGACAGATCGAAGGCCGGCGTGATATTGAGTGTGGTAGCCGCTACGTTGTTGGCCGTTTGCCCGGCCTCGTAGGTGGTCGTACCAATAGTGGCCGTGGCCGTTACTGGTCCCGTAGCAGGCGCCGTGAACGTAATAGCCGAAGTAGCTGCAAAACCGCTGGTCAGGGCTGCATTGCTGTTGGGGAAAGTATAGGCCACAAGACCCGTAGTGGGGTTGTAGGTACCGGTCACGCCATTTGTACCCGTCACGCTCACTCCTGTCAGCCCGGCGGGCAGTTGCACCTGGGCTACGGGTGCCGCCGCTGTATTTGTTCCCACGTTAGACAGCGTCACGTTGAACGTACCCGTTTGCCCAGCCGTCACCGGATTGGTGGGCGTGGCCACTGTTATGGCCACATCGGCAGCCATGTTCAGGGTAGCCGTTAGCGTAGCCTGGTTGGCAGCGGCATTGATACCCTCACTTGTTGTCGTCCGCACGTTGCTGGTCAGCACCAAGTCGCCAGTCTGTTTAGGCGCCGTGAAGCTGAATTGATACGTATTGCTGGAGCGGCTACCGAGCGTGTTGCCAGCAGCACTGACAAACGTGATAACACGTGTTACAGGATCATACGTCGCGCCATCGGGCCGCTGCACGCTTGTTACTCCTGCGGGTAGCGTCACGGCTTGCTCCAGGCCGTTGGCGGGAGCCAAGCCCACGTTGGTAAACGTCACGGTATAGCTGCCCGAAGGCTGCCCGGGATTCAGGCGGGTAGGCCCGTCCAGGGTCGTTGTTACGTCGGCGGCACAAGTCGTACCCACTGTGCTGTTTGCAATACTGCTGCTGATTTGGGTGTTGCTCACGCCTGCTGAGCCGGCCGTGGCGCCAAATGCCACGCCGCCTACAGTGGTACCATTTGCGCCGGCCGCCGTCGACACGGCTGCTACTGCGCCGTTTGCCAACGCCACACCGCCGCCGCCGCCGCCGCCTGGGCCGTGGTAGCCGGTGGTACCGCTACCGGTGTTGGTGCCACCGTTACCGCCATTCGCTGCGAGCGTCACTCTGGTGAGGCCAGCCGTATTGACGGCCGTTAGCAGGATAGACCCGCCGCCGCCGCCGCCGCCGCTACCATCATCTCTCACCGCGTTGCTAGCCGAGGCGCCGTTGGCTACCAGTGTGCCTGTGCCGCTTACAGCGCCTGTGCGCACCATGATAATCCCGCCGCCATTGGCGCCACTGCTGGTTGTACCATCCGTGGCGTTGGTATTCCCGTTGGTAGTACCGGCACCGCCGCCACCGCCCAGCAATAGGCGGCTGCTGCTACCCTCTACTACGGCAGCACCCGGCTCGCCTCCAATGGCTTGGTTACCGGCAAAGTTATTACCGCCACGGCCACCAGTTCCACCATTGGCACCACCGCCACCCCCGCTGTTATCTAAATTGTTGTTGCCGCCGCCACCTGCGTTGCCAGGTGCTCCGCGGCTGCTGCTGCCACTGGGGTAGCCATCTACTGTATTGGTTGTTAGCACAGCGCCGTTGAACACATATTGCGGAGTACCGGCAATACCCTCGCCTTTCTGCGCATTGTTGTTGGAAGCGGCCGTAGTAACGTACGATGCATCGTTGGCATTACCAGTAGTTTGCACCCGACCTGCACCACCCCGGAATCCGGCTCCCGTGGCACTCAGCGTGAAGCTGTTCAGGTTCAGCGTGCCCGCTACATCGAGGGCCAGAATACCACCTGTGCTGCCGTTCCAGGGTAGAGCAGAAATCGTAGCCCCCAGCGTCAGATTTCCATACTGCGGCACCCGCACCACCTGGAAGCGCCGCTGACCCGCGGCACTGGTAGCAGCAGCGTTCAGATAGCTATTTTTGAGAGGAGTGGCCAACTGGATAGTACCACCCGCCGTCGTTACGTCGCTTTGCGCCACCACGTACTCGTAGGTACCCGCCGTGAAGCTGGCATTGCGCAGGTATCCGCTTGCTCCACCGCCCACTACACCGTCACCGTATGCATCGGTGTTACTAGCGTCGATATCCGCACCTTGCATCTGAATAATGAGCAGCAAGTCACCAACGGCAATATTGGTTTTGGTATCGCCTGTTGCGGCTCCCACCACAATGGCCGTAGCTCCGCCTTGCAGTCGCTGTTCTAGTTGGCTGGGATAGTACGTATCGGGATTCACGGTTAAGCTGGCCACCGAGCCATCTTTGGCCGGATTGGCGCAGGGCGCCGGGGTACCGCTGGCCCCGGTAGGGATTACCGGAATGGTATAGGTAGCCGGGGTAGGGTCCTGCACATCGGCATCGTCTATGGCGGTGTAGGTGAAGCTCACCGGCCCCGGTGCCGTCACGGCCGGGTCGAAAGTGAGTTGCGTTGCCTGCAAGGGTGTTAGGTTTTGTCCGGCAGTGGCTATTGCACCATTCACGTACAAGGTTCCCTGCGTTGGCAGCGGAACCGATATCAGCTTGTACCCCTTGAGCGTGCCATCTACCGTAGCACTCAAGCCACTAATGGGTAGCGTACTCGCACCATTGGACATAGTAGCCGTGGTGATGTCGTTTGCAACGGGCTCGATGCGGCACCACGAAATACTCGGAATGCTGATGGATTGCGTTTCTGTAAGTGGTAAAAGACCATTTGCTGCGGTGGTATTGCGGTACACGATTGTGAACGACTTTACCGGAACGTTGAATGCCACGTCTACCGAGGCACCATCTACGGTCGCATTACCACCTGGCCCTACCTTAGCCGTAGCTGTGGCTGTAGTAGCCGTATTGCTTAAATTTATATAGGTAGCACTGCTACCAACCAGCGTTAGGGTAGGCCGCACCGTTGTGTTAGCCGCTGTGATACCGGAGATTGTTACCTCATCAGTATAGCCGGAAGTTAGTAGAGCATTTAGTACACCTACATTATATATCGCATCAATGTCCCGTATGCGCATCGACAAGCCCGACACGGCTCGGTTAAATGTATACGTAACGGTGGATGAGTTGTTAGCCAAATAAGTAGCACTCCACACCAAGCCCTTTTGGCCATTGAGAGAGGCTACAGCTAGGATAGTAGCATTGTTATCTGTTGATTCATAACTGGTACCCACCTGCGTGAAGGAAGTGGCGCTAGGTACTGCCTCAGCAGTGCGGTTTTTCCAGCTTTCGTTGTCTGTGCGTGTGGCATAGTTTAGTGAGACGGGGGCAGTTGTACACGTTTGTCCCCAGGCCGGCAGCAGTCCCGAAGAGGCCAAGACTGTTAGTAAGCCCAGTAAGCGTAAGGTTGCTTTCATATAATAAGAAAATCCTGTGAGATGCGAGCAGAAGAGGAGAAATTACCTTATTGAGTATTCTATTAGATTTAATACCCGATATATCAAAATGGGAAGTTTATACCCGGGTGCTATTCGCTGCTGTTCACTAAGGGCGAGACGTGCCAGATGAGTTGTTCGGGCGTATTGCAGGTATCCTTTGAAAACAATTCGATATATATCATCGGAAATAATTAAATACAACATTTCCATTTTTGATTCATGTCATATCATTTTAGGAATGCTGATTTATGGCAAGATGAATAGCTTCTATATTAGTCACTAAAGCTACCCCACTCTTATATAAAATTCTTTGCTTCAGGTCTCTATACTATAATTTCCGTCCTCTAGCTTTGCTAATATTACGCCAATACACCTTTACAAAAGGCATCTAAACCGCTTATCTGGAAGAATCATATTCTAGTACTATTTCTTTACCGCAGCAATGCGTTTAAATATTATTCTAATTAATTTACGTTGTAAGTAGTACTTCAAAAAGTATAATATTATTCACTATATATATTTACTTCAAATTATTATCTACGCTCGAGCTTGATGAGCTATTTTATAATTTTTACAATATGTTCTATACGCAAAAGCCCCGCTCCACATATAGTGGAGCGGGGCTTTTGCGTATAGGGCCAGTAGCTACGCTACAGAGGGCTGCGTTGGTACGCCATTTATAGTAAGGACCGACTGCGTGCAGCCATCAACTCCTGCAATTCGTGGTTGAAATCAGTGGCACGGTTCAGATCTTCCAGACTCAGGTGCAAGCGGTACTTCCAGAAGTGCTGTGGGTTGGCCGGCACGTTGATTTGCTCGTCTTGCGGGTTCTCACGACGCAGTTCAGAGCTAAGGGCCAGCAAATCCTGGAGTGGGAAAATAGCCCACATGGCGGGCGAGTGTAGGTGTTGCGCCACAATTTCGCGGGCTACCCATGGCTCGCAGTAGTACGGCGCCTGCTCGCCCCAATGGCCCAGCGTGTTCTCGAAGAAGTGCTGGGTTTTCTGGCGGTCTTCTTCCCACCAGCCGCGTAACGTACTCATGTCGTGCGAGCCGGGGCTGACCACGGAGAGGTAGGGCGCCGCATCGGGGTGGCCGAACTCCACCTTGGGGTCGGAGGGCATACGCTGGATGTTGAGGCCCAGGATACCGAGCTGCTTCATCACGCCGGGCACTGAGGCGGGCACCATACCCAGGTCTTCGCCGCAAATCAGCATGTTGGTGGCGTAGCGCACGGGTGGCAGCTTGATGAGACCTTGCTCGCGCCAGAACTCCTCGTTGCGGCCGTAGAAGAAGTCGATGTAGATGTCGTCGTACAAGCGACGACGAGCTTCGTCGCCGTCCAGCTCGCGGAAGGAGTAGGTTTTGTTGAGCGTAATGCGCGGGTGGTAGTAATCGTTGCCGGCGGGCAGGAACAGCACCTCGTTCACCAACTGGTACAGCCCCGTGCGCAGCCACT from Hymenobacter aerilatus harbors:
- a CDS encoding T9SS type A sorting domain-containing protein; the protein is MKATLRLLGLLTVLASSGLLPAWGQTCTTAPVSLNYATRTDNESWKNRTAEAVPSATSFTQVGTSYESTDNNATILAVASLNGQKGLVWSATYLANNSSTVTYTFNRAVSGLSMRIRDIDAIYNVGVLNALLTSGYTDEVTISGITAANTTVRPTLTLVGSSATYINLSNTATTATATAKVGPGGNATVDGASVDVAFNVPVKSFTIVYRNTTAANGLLPLTETQSISIPSISWCRIEPVANDITTATMSNGASTLPISGLSATVDGTLKGYKLISVPLPTQGTLYVNGAIATAGQNLTPLQATQLTFDPAVTAPGPVSFTYTAIDDADVQDPTPATYTIPVIPTGASGTPAPCANPAKDGSVASLTVNPDTYYPSQLEQRLQGGATAIVVGAATGDTKTNIAVGDLLLIIQMQGADIDASNTDAYGDGVVGGGASGYLRNASFTAGTYEYVVAQSDVTTAGGTIQLATPLKNSYLNAAATSAAGQRRFQVVRVPQYGNLTLGATISALPWNGSTGGILALDVAGTLNLNSFTLSATGAGFRGGAGRVQTTGNANDASYVTTAASNNNAQKGEGIAGTPQYVFNGAVLTTNTVDGYPSGSSSRGAPGNAGGGGNNNLDNSGGGGGANGGTGGRGGNNFAGNQAIGGEPGAAVVEGSSSRLLLGGGGGAGTTNGNTNATDGTTSSGANGGGIIMVRTGAVSGTGTLVANGASASNAVRDDGSGGGGGGGSILLTAVNTAGLTRVTLAANGGNGGTNTGSGTTGYHGPGGGGGGGVALANGAVAAVSTAAGANGTTVGGVAFGATAGSAGVSNTQISSSIANSTVGTTCAADVTTTLDGPTRLNPGQPSGSYTVTFTNVGLAPANGLEQAVTLPAGVTSVQRPDGATYDPVTRVITFVSAAGNTLGSRSSNTYQFSFTAPKQTGDLVLTSNVRTTTSEGINAAANQATLTATLNMAADVAITVATPTNPVTAGQTGTFNVTLSNVGTNTAAAPVAQVQLPAGLTGVSVTGTNGVTGTYNPTTGLVAYTFPNSNAALTSGFAATSAITFTAPATGPVTATATIGTTTYEAGQTANNVAATTLNITPAFDLSTMVWGPASAMTGTLTTFMVFTTNAGPSPASGVTQFVQLPAGLSDVFVSNNGAYDAASGIVTFPTLATLANGVSVNNTISFTTPATGFTATANVTPATGDLFPGNNSMAAPPTTVTPASGSQTNLYTTISLPATNVAPGDAIVFTLTTGNAGPAMATDVVQQVALPVGLNSVQATGNGSYDRTLGMVSFAPVSLASGTSISQTITLPAPAAGNVIAMANLNSAALDPMPANNIASVAAVVAPQADMATTLQGPQSTVAGQSVTYTVTTSNNGAAVASNVSQLVQIPAGLVGVNAGTGSYDAATGIVTFPTIASQVVGNTITNTITFTAPATRSFTSTAYVSAATPDAVQANNTASVTTATQRNADVAVLLSGPSATVAGNPITYTVTTTNNGSSIAGGQTTTVKLPAGLGAGTVAVTGGGTYDNTTGIVSFPTVTEQAVGAAGSVTNTLTFLVPDVAQLTVSANAATVVGTNDPSLGNNTSVSSTSVAPAALAQVDEQTTIAANVTIQTAGQPIVFTVNTTNASTTTDASNVVQQVALPAGLTNVTVEDGSYNPQSGVVTFATLSTQAAGTTRSRTITVNAPGAGPLVARASVSTGNPDATPANNFATASVIITPRADVATTVSGPATTLPGATVTYSIVTLNNGPSAAANVVQTVTLPANATNVVLPIGATQSGEVVTFPTIASQAAGVAGQVTNSITFTAPAPSFNVAGSVSSATVDVNPGNNTSTQTTTLANQAPVANMVVNRSRTPVGNTAGQLAISELSGRDADGQIAFYTITSRPMATQGILYLNGNPVANNQLILASDATKLTFDPAADYVGNVFFTYTATDAASAVSAPAMYQMVVGRDNAASYTPAAVKGGSNPYQNNDVIASAFDVNGGTYNVATPQSIVDNGVRQAVTTDQTSTDQLTALGVALDPTTGRLYVLDRNRLRAGEYTTNITTTDANGGITAQAVKFAIGAQPLPVELVSFVAKTAQQDALLTWRTASEKNNDRFVVERSVDGLSFVPVGTVKGNGSTSTAHDYHLKDAGAAQVAQQLHYRLRQVDQDGTESLSPVRTVQFAAVATVAPTLYPNPASSSTTLDLRGLTAGNYQVRVLDMTGRAVASFSVGGGTLATLPVAQLPAGSYMVDVRSEAVHYTLRFIKE